A genome region from Schaalia sp. 19OD2882 includes the following:
- a CDS encoding NAD(+) synthase — protein sequence MNFHSLYDQGFARVAAVTVPVHPAVPADNAREVIEAAKECHDKAVAVAVFPELCLSGYSIEDLLLQDVLLDEVDAAIGAVVGASVDLMPLLVVGAPVRAGGRLYNCALAIHRGKVLAVVPKTHLPTYREFYEKRHFAAPGQDAPFVVDASRWCSEGPVCPGFGPVLLEAEDVPGLVVAIEICEDMWVPVTPSSAMALEGATVVVNLSASPVTVGRASERELMTRSASARLGCAYVYTAAGFGESSTDLAWDGQSLIHEAGDLLARGQRFREGRQVTVADVDLDRLLTERARQGSFLDNRDNVLRGVDVSENRFLSAVDRVHFRLDPPHTDLGLARRVDRFPFVPDDPAALEQDCYEAYNIQVTGLVQRLKAIGNPKVVLGVSGGLDSTHALIVAAKAMDRLGRPRTDILTYTMPGFATSEVTKNNARELSTRLGVSFEEIDIRPAARQMLADMKHPYAAGANLYDVTFENVQAGLRTDYLFRLANHHGGIVLGTGDLSELALGWCTFGVGDHMAHYGVNAGVPKTMIQHLIRWVVSSGQFSDEVGSVLLSVLDQEISPELVPVAEGAKMQSTQDRIGPYNLQDFTLHHVLRRGSRPSKIAFLAWHAWGDVSRGAWPAGFPEAEKVAYSLEEIVRWEMLFLERFFTQQFKRSTLPNGPKVMAGGSLSPRGDWRMPSDVSGRAWVAELTRAVAGVPGSGVPAGDEGEESAG from the coding sequence GTGAACTTCCACTCCCTCTACGACCAAGGTTTCGCCCGCGTCGCCGCGGTCACCGTGCCCGTCCACCCGGCCGTCCCGGCCGACAACGCCCGCGAGGTCATCGAGGCGGCGAAGGAGTGCCACGACAAGGCCGTGGCCGTCGCCGTCTTCCCGGAGTTGTGCCTGTCGGGCTACTCCATCGAGGACCTGCTGCTCCAGGACGTGCTGCTGGACGAGGTCGACGCGGCCATCGGCGCCGTGGTGGGTGCCAGCGTCGACCTGATGCCCCTGCTGGTCGTGGGCGCGCCTGTGCGTGCCGGGGGGCGCCTGTACAACTGCGCACTGGCCATCCACCGGGGCAAGGTCCTGGCAGTGGTCCCCAAGACGCATTTGCCGACCTATCGGGAGTTCTACGAGAAGCGCCACTTCGCCGCCCCCGGCCAGGACGCTCCCTTCGTCGTGGACGCCTCCCGCTGGTGTTCCGAGGGGCCGGTGTGCCCCGGCTTCGGTCCCGTCCTGCTGGAGGCCGAGGACGTGCCGGGGCTGGTCGTGGCCATCGAGATCTGCGAGGACATGTGGGTGCCCGTCACCCCGTCCTCGGCCATGGCCCTGGAGGGCGCCACGGTGGTCGTCAACCTGTCGGCCTCTCCGGTGACGGTGGGGCGGGCCTCGGAGCGGGAGCTCATGACCCGTTCGGCCTCGGCACGTCTGGGCTGCGCCTACGTGTACACGGCGGCGGGTTTCGGCGAGTCCTCCACGGACTTGGCGTGGGACGGGCAGAGCCTCATCCACGAGGCCGGGGACCTGCTGGCCCGGGGCCAGCGTTTCCGTGAGGGCCGCCAGGTCACCGTGGCCGACGTGGACCTGGACCGCCTGCTCACCGAACGCGCACGCCAAGGCTCTTTCCTGGACAACAGGGACAATGTCCTGCGGGGCGTCGACGTCTCGGAGAACCGCTTCCTGTCGGCGGTGGACCGGGTGCACTTCAGGCTGGACCCGCCGCACACGGACCTGGGGCTGGCGCGCCGCGTGGACCGTTTCCCCTTCGTCCCGGACGACCCGGCGGCCCTGGAGCAGGACTGCTACGAGGCCTACAACATCCAGGTCACGGGTCTGGTCCAGCGCCTGAAGGCCATTGGCAATCCGAAGGTCGTCCTGGGGGTCTCGGGCGGCTTGGACTCCACCCACGCCCTCATCGTCGCCGCCAAGGCCATGGACCGGCTGGGTCGGCCCCGTACGGACATCCTCACATACACGATGCCGGGATTCGCCACCTCGGAGGTGACGAAGAACAACGCACGCGAGTTGTCGACCCGCCTGGGCGTCTCTTTCGAGGAGATCGACATCCGTCCGGCGGCCCGCCAGATGCTGGCCGACATGAAGCACCCCTACGCGGCCGGGGCAAACCTGTACGACGTGACTTTCGAGAACGTCCAGGCGGGTCTGCGCACCGACTACCTCTTCCGCTTGGCCAACCACCACGGCGGCATCGTCCTGGGCACCGGCGACCTGTCGGAGTTGGCGCTGGGTTGGTGCACTTTCGGCGTGGGCGACCACATGGCCCACTACGGGGTCAATGCCGGTGTCCCCAAGACGATGATCCAGCACCTCATCCGGTGGGTGGTCTCTTCCGGCCAGTTCTCCGACGAGGTCGGCTCCGTGCTGTTGTCGGTCCTGGACCAGGAGATCTCCCCGGAGCTGGTCCCGGTGGCCGAGGGGGCCAAGATGCAGTCCACGCAGGACAGGATCGGGCCCTACAACCTGCAGGACTTCACCTTGCACCACGTGCTGCGTCGCGGCTCGCGCCCTTCGAAGATCGCTTTCCTGGCCTGGCACGCCTGGGGTGACGTGAGCCGGGGCGCATGGCCGGCGGGTTTCCCGGAGGCCGAGAAGGTCGCCTACTCGTTGGAGGAGATCGTCCGGTGGGAGATGCTGTTCCTCGAACGTTTCTTCACTCAGCAGTTCAAGCGTTCGACCCTGCCCAATGGCCCGAAGGTCATGGCGGGCGGTTCCCTGTCGCCGCGAGGTGACTGGCGGATGCCTTCGGACGTGTCGGGCAGGGCCTGGGTCGCCGAACTGACCAGGGCCGTGGCGGGTGTGCCCGGTTCCGGGGTTCCTGCCGGTGACGAAGGTGAGGAGTCTGCAGGATGA
- a CDS encoding alpha-amylase family protein has product MTAWTEHAIWWHVYPLSATGAPIRGGDRTPTPRLGTLIPWIDHLVALGCNGLLLGPLFQSTSHGYDTLDHFRIDPRLGDDADFDALVEACRQRGVRILLDGVFSHVGRDHPLLRQALDGGPGSPADALFHVDRSDPQAPRLPVFEGHEALVRLDHGRQAAVDLTARVMTHWLERGIDGWRLDAAYSVSPDFWRRVLDGAGVRERFPQAWFLGEVIHGDYPDFVESSGIDSLTQYELWKAMWSSVLDWNFFELDHALGRHNAFLEHFVPQTFVGNHDVTRVTSRVGVEGALVALSVLMTVGGVPSIWSGDEVGLLGVKEERLGGDDAIRPALPALPSELARLTPEGTRVLRAHQDLIGLRRRHPWLHSARTCTVELSNERMTYMAVAADDSARLTVHLDVSTCPDVRIEDEGGTCLWSLRG; this is encoded by the coding sequence ATGACCGCTTGGACCGAGCACGCAATCTGGTGGCACGTGTATCCACTGAGTGCCACCGGCGCCCCGATCCGCGGTGGCGACCGCACACCGACCCCGCGTCTTGGCACCCTCATCCCCTGGATCGACCACCTCGTCGCCCTGGGGTGCAACGGGCTGCTGCTCGGACCGCTCTTCCAGTCGACCTCGCACGGCTACGACACGCTGGACCACTTCCGCATCGACCCGCGCCTGGGCGACGACGCGGACTTCGACGCCCTGGTGGAGGCCTGCCGCCAGCGTGGGGTACGCATCCTCCTGGACGGGGTGTTCTCGCACGTGGGACGCGATCACCCGCTTCTTCGCCAGGCCTTGGATGGGGGCCCGGGCTCCCCGGCCGACGCCCTGTTCCATGTGGACCGTTCCGACCCGCAGGCGCCCCGCCTCCCCGTCTTCGAGGGGCACGAGGCTCTTGTGCGTCTGGACCACGGCCGCCAGGCGGCGGTGGACCTGACTGCCCGGGTGATGACCCACTGGTTGGAGCGCGGCATCGACGGGTGGCGCCTGGACGCCGCCTACAGCGTGTCCCCGGACTTTTGGCGCCGGGTCCTCGACGGTGCCGGGGTGCGTGAACGCTTCCCACAGGCGTGGTTCCTCGGCGAGGTGATCCACGGCGATTACCCGGACTTCGTCGAGTCCTCCGGAATTGATTCCCTGACCCAGTACGAGTTGTGGAAAGCCATGTGGTCCTCGGTGCTGGACTGGAACTTCTTCGAGTTGGACCACGCGCTGGGCCGCCACAACGCGTTCCTGGAGCATTTCGTCCCGCAGACCTTCGTCGGCAACCACGATGTCACCCGCGTCACCTCACGCGTGGGCGTGGAGGGGGCGCTGGTGGCCCTTTCCGTCCTCATGACGGTCGGTGGCGTCCCGTCGATCTGGTCGGGGGACGAGGTCGGCCTGCTCGGCGTCAAGGAGGAACGGCTCGGTGGGGACGACGCGATCCGTCCGGCTCTGCCGGCCCTGCCCTCGGAGCTGGCCCGCCTCACGCCCGAGGGCACCCGCGTGCTGCGCGCCCACCAGGATCTCATCGGGTTGCGCAGGCGCCACCCGTGGTTGCATTCGGCGCGCACGTGCACTGTGGAGTTGTCGAATGAACGCATGACCTACATGGCCGTGGCGGCCGATGACAGTGCACGCCTCACAGTCCACCTGGACGTGTCGACCTGCCCGGACGTCCGGATCGAGGACGAGGGCGGGACCTGCCTGTGGAGTCTGCGCGGCTGA
- a CDS encoding DUF456 domain-containing protein: MEYTIVVDVAVGLAILVGIVGAVIQVIPSSPVIGGAVLVWALLTRSGPAWGVFVAVLVVLLAGTVLKILVPGKRLAASGVPNTTLVIAGLAAVAGWFVLPVVGILAFPVVLHLMEWRRLGEHRQAVGSTVATLKTVGLSILIELAAALVAASIWLVSLFFV; this comes from the coding sequence ATGGAGTACACCATCGTCGTGGACGTTGCCGTGGGGCTGGCCATCCTCGTCGGCATCGTCGGGGCCGTCATCCAAGTCATTCCCTCCAGCCCGGTCATCGGCGGTGCCGTCCTGGTCTGGGCGCTTCTCACGCGAAGCGGGCCGGCGTGGGGCGTCTTCGTCGCAGTCCTGGTGGTCCTGCTGGCCGGGACGGTGCTGAAGATCCTGGTTCCGGGCAAGAGGCTGGCCGCCTCCGGAGTGCCGAACACCACGCTGGTCATTGCGGGCCTGGCGGCCGTCGCCGGCTGGTTCGTCCTGCCGGTGGTCGGCATCCTCGCCTTCCCGGTGGTCCTCCACCTCATGGAATGGCGGCGGCTCGGGGAACACCGACAGGCCGTGGGCTCCACCGTGGCGACCCTGAAAACTGTGGGCCTGTCCATCCTCATCGAGTTGGCTGCGGCCCTGGTGGCCGCCTCCATCTGGCTGGTGAGTCTGTTCTTCGTGTGA
- a CDS encoding cupin domain-containing protein, translating to MSVSEDPQTATPRPVMTVVEDLASMISVNEGATVSRTVMHCENMRLVLFSFDTGEFLSEHTAAMPVILQTLQGALEIEADGRAVVLRPGDVMHFGTRLPHAVRALEPSKLALFMLDPRERAKG from the coding sequence ATGTCCGTGTCCGAGGACCCGCAGACCGCCACGCCGCGGCCCGTCATGACCGTCGTCGAGGACCTGGCCTCCATGATCTCGGTCAACGAGGGCGCCACGGTCAGCCGCACCGTCATGCACTGCGAGAACATGCGGCTGGTCCTGTTCAGCTTCGACACGGGAGAGTTCTTGTCGGAGCACACTGCCGCCATGCCCGTCATCCTGCAGACCTTGCAGGGGGCCCTGGAGATCGAGGCCGACGGGCGCGCCGTCGTCCTTCGTCCGGGCGATGTCATGCACTTCGGGACCCGCCTGCCGCACGCCGTGCGCGCACTGGAGCCCTCCAAGCTGGCCCTGTTCATGTTGGATCCGCGCGAGCGCGCCAAGGGCTGA
- a CDS encoding class I SAM-dependent methyltransferase, producing MSASTQSDAQDAADQDAAERDTPTQRPRTPFADRPTASAPGHWVLARMGKKVLRPGGAELSRRMLDHAGLAGADVVEFAPGLGHTAAQVMAAAPASYTGVDADPEAVRTVSAVVGPAGTVRHGDAAATGLPDACADVVIGEAMLTMQGEAAKKAIIGEAARLLRPGGRYVIHELAVTPDDIDPAVHTEIRKALARAIHVNARPLTPAQWAETLQEAGLVVEWTDTAPMALLDARRNLADEGPVRMLRIMWNLLRDGQMRSRVMAMRRTFKEHEKNMCGVALVARRPHGESEPQED from the coding sequence ATGTCGGCCTCGACGCAATCGGACGCCCAGGACGCCGCTGACCAGGACGCCGCCGAGCGCGACACGCCGACGCAGCGTCCGCGCACCCCCTTCGCCGACAGGCCCACCGCCAGCGCCCCCGGACACTGGGTCCTGGCCCGCATGGGCAAGAAGGTCCTGCGCCCCGGCGGAGCCGAACTCTCCCGACGCATGCTCGACCACGCGGGGCTGGCCGGCGCCGACGTCGTCGAATTCGCGCCGGGCCTGGGACACACCGCCGCCCAGGTCATGGCCGCAGCCCCGGCCTCGTACACGGGAGTGGACGCCGACCCCGAGGCCGTGCGGACCGTCTCGGCGGTGGTCGGCCCGGCCGGGACGGTCCGCCACGGGGACGCCGCGGCCACCGGGCTGCCCGACGCATGCGCCGACGTGGTCATCGGCGAAGCAATGCTCACCATGCAGGGCGAGGCCGCCAAGAAGGCCATCATCGGCGAAGCCGCCCGCCTGTTGCGCCCCGGCGGTCGCTACGTCATCCACGAACTGGCCGTCACCCCCGATGACATCGACCCCGCAGTGCACACCGAGATCCGCAAGGCCCTGGCTCGCGCCATCCACGTCAACGCCCGCCCACTGACCCCCGCTCAGTGGGCCGAGACGCTCCAGGAGGCCGGCCTCGTCGTCGAATGGACCGACACCGCCCCCATGGCCCTGTTGGACGCACGCCGCAACCTCGCCGACGAGGGCCCGGTCCGGATGCTGCGCATCATGTGGAACCTGCTGCGCGACGGCCAGATGCGCTCGCGTGTGATGGCCATGCGACGTACCTTCAAGGAACACGAGAAGAACATGTGTGGTGTCGCTCTGGTTGCCCGCCGCCCGCATGGTGAATCCGAACCACAGGAGGACTGA
- a CDS encoding MFS transporter: MESRELRRQVIRARWAVFVLFVTNGAFFANVVPRYPEVKDIFGLGDTAYGVTIAMSATGSLLLGPLAVTVMRRFASARTAVLGTIGIGTMLTMVGLLTTWRQSMGDRPGTMGLLALLLFGATFFVAGGMDAITDVGQNAHGLRVQRLLGRPVINSFHGGWSVGAMTGGVMGSVAVGLGIPFGWHLTGAALVIVAVGVICLRFTLAGRDPEPGQPDPLLDGAGAGTGAPLPSGAGQEAVLRVRTLPWRPALVIAALTVLAVSCMLVEDVGATWSALYMRDFLHVAPGAVGLAYVALLASQTIGRLTADWQMSKLGARRTVLLGVVLILLGAILAVTVHAPWSTILGMGLAGFGCAPLVPIAYNAADDVPGLRPGVGLTIVTWLCRIAPLAGPPLVGLVVEHTSLLAAVMVLPFAGIIGLAAGRVIAREVTADEGEAAHP, encoded by the coding sequence GTGGAATCCCGAGAATTGCGACGCCAGGTCATTCGCGCCCGATGGGCCGTCTTCGTGCTCTTCGTCACCAACGGCGCGTTCTTCGCCAATGTCGTGCCGCGCTATCCGGAGGTCAAGGACATCTTCGGCTTGGGGGACACCGCATACGGGGTGACCATCGCCATGTCCGCAACGGGTTCGCTCCTGCTGGGGCCGCTGGCGGTCACGGTCATGAGGCGATTCGCCTCGGCGCGCACCGCGGTCCTGGGAACCATCGGCATCGGGACCATGCTCACCATGGTCGGGCTGCTCACCACGTGGCGCCAGTCGATGGGGGACCGGCCCGGCACCATGGGGCTGCTGGCGTTGCTGCTCTTCGGCGCGACCTTCTTCGTGGCCGGCGGCATGGACGCCATCACCGACGTCGGTCAGAACGCGCATGGCCTGCGCGTCCAGCGACTGCTGGGGCGCCCCGTCATCAACTCCTTCCACGGTGGCTGGTCCGTGGGGGCCATGACCGGCGGCGTGATGGGCAGTGTCGCCGTGGGACTTGGGATCCCCTTCGGCTGGCACCTGACCGGCGCCGCGCTGGTCATCGTTGCAGTGGGCGTCATCTGCCTGCGCTTCACCCTTGCGGGCAGGGACCCGGAGCCCGGACAGCCCGATCCTCTGCTCGACGGGGCAGGTGCCGGGACCGGGGCGCCCTTGCCCTCTGGGGCCGGGCAGGAGGCCGTCCTGCGCGTCCGCACCCTGCCCTGGCGACCCGCCCTGGTCATTGCGGCACTGACTGTGCTGGCGGTCTCGTGCATGTTGGTCGAGGACGTGGGCGCAACGTGGTCCGCCCTGTACATGCGCGACTTCCTGCACGTGGCCCCCGGCGCCGTGGGCCTTGCATACGTGGCCCTGCTGGCGTCCCAGACGATCGGGCGTCTGACCGCGGACTGGCAGATGTCGAAGCTCGGAGCGCGCCGCACCGTCTTGCTGGGGGTGGTCCTGATCCTCCTCGGGGCGATCCTGGCCGTCACCGTCCACGCCCCGTGGTCGACGATTCTCGGCATGGGGTTGGCCGGATTCGGCTGCGCACCGCTGGTCCCCATCGCCTACAACGCGGCCGACGACGTGCCCGGCCTGCGCCCGGGGGTGGGGCTGACCATCGTCACATGGCTCTGCCGCATCGCCCCCTTGGCGGGCCCGCCCCTGGTCGGGCTGGTGGTCGAGCACACGAGTCTGCTGGCCGCCGTCATGGTCCTGCCCTTTGCGGGGATCATCGGTCTGGCTGCCGGCCGGGTCATCGCCCGGGAAGTGACGGCGGACGAGGGCGAGGCCGCGCACCCGTGA
- a CDS encoding fumarate hydratase → MTEFFYEDMLPHGEDTTEYRLITTEGVSTVEGPDGTTYLKVAPEALRTLAREAYHDISYFLRTAHLEQLAKILDDPQASANDKFVALDLLRNANVASAGVLPMCQDTGTAVIKGERGQRIITEGVDERPLSHGVYDAYTELNLRYSQNAPISMYEERNTGCNLPAQVEVYADTHPGHETEYSFLFMAKGGGSANKSYLYQMTKAILDPEHMMQFLEEKIRSLGTAACPPYHLAIVIGGTSAEYALKTAKYASAHYLDSLPTQGSEKAHGFRDVEMEEQVLELTRQMGIGAQFGGKYFCHDVRVVRLPRHGASLPVAIAVSCSADRQAKAKITPEGVFLEKLDTNPGRFLPATSPEELGEDTGAVSIDLNRPMSEILAELSKYPVKTRLALNGTMIVARDIAHAKIRERIESGEPMPQYMLDHPVYYAGPAKTPEGMPSGSFGPTTAGRMDSYVDQFQALGGSMIMVAKGNRSKQVTDACRKHGGFYLGSIGGPAAELAANCIKKVELLEYPELGMEAVWKIEIEDFPAFIVVDDKGNDFFAGTQEVTLTIGKRPGL, encoded by the coding sequence GTGACCGAGTTCTTCTACGAGGACATGCTCCCCCACGGGGAGGACACGACCGAGTACCGCCTCATCACCACAGAAGGCGTGAGCACCGTCGAAGGCCCCGACGGCACGACGTACCTCAAGGTCGCCCCCGAGGCGCTGCGGACCCTGGCCCGCGAGGCCTACCACGACATCTCCTACTTCCTGCGCACCGCCCACCTGGAGCAGCTCGCGAAGATCCTCGACGACCCGCAGGCCTCCGCAAACGACAAGTTCGTCGCACTGGACCTGCTGCGCAACGCGAACGTCGCCTCCGCCGGAGTGCTGCCCATGTGCCAGGACACCGGCACGGCCGTCATCAAGGGTGAACGCGGCCAGCGCATCATCACCGAGGGCGTCGACGAGCGTCCCCTGTCCCACGGCGTCTACGACGCCTACACCGAACTCAACCTGCGCTACTCGCAGAACGCCCCCATCTCCATGTACGAGGAGCGCAACACCGGGTGCAACCTGCCTGCACAGGTCGAGGTCTACGCCGACACCCACCCGGGTCACGAAACCGAGTACAGTTTCCTGTTCATGGCCAAGGGGGGCGGCAGCGCCAACAAGTCCTACCTGTACCAGATGACCAAGGCGATCCTCGATCCCGAACACATGATGCAGTTCCTGGAGGAGAAGATCCGTTCACTCGGCACGGCCGCGTGCCCGCCGTACCACCTGGCCATCGTCATCGGCGGCACCAGCGCCGAGTACGCGCTCAAGACCGCGAAGTACGCTTCGGCGCACTACTTGGACTCCCTGCCCACCCAGGGCTCCGAGAAGGCGCACGGTTTCCGTGACGTCGAGATGGAGGAGCAGGTCCTGGAGCTCACCCGTCAGATGGGCATCGGCGCCCAGTTCGGCGGCAAGTACTTCTGCCACGACGTGCGCGTGGTGCGCCTGCCCCGCCACGGCGCCTCGCTGCCGGTGGCGATCGCCGTGTCCTGCTCTGCCGACCGTCAGGCCAAGGCGAAGATCACCCCCGAGGGCGTCTTCCTGGAAAAGCTCGACACGAACCCCGGCCGCTTCCTGCCCGCCACTTCACCCGAGGAACTGGGTGAGGACACCGGCGCGGTGTCCATCGACCTGAACCGGCCCATGTCGGAGATCCTCGCGGAGCTGTCCAAGTACCCGGTCAAGACCCGTCTTGCCCTCAACGGCACGATGATCGTGGCACGCGACATCGCCCACGCGAAGATCCGCGAGCGCATCGAAAGCGGTGAACCCATGCCGCAGTACATGCTGGACCACCCGGTGTACTACGCGGGCCCGGCCAAGACTCCCGAGGGCATGCCCTCGGGCTCCTTCGGACCGACCACCGCCGGTCGCATGGACTCCTACGTCGACCAGTTCCAAGCCTTGGGAGGGTCGATGATCATGGTGGCCAAGGGCAACCGCTCCAAGCAGGTCACGGACGCGTGCCGGAAGCACGGCGGCTTCTACCTGGGCTCCATCGGCGGCCCGGCCGCCGAGCTGGCCGCGAACTGCATCAAGAAGGTCGAGTTGCTGGAGTACCCGGAGCTCGGCATGGAGGCCGTGTGGAAGATCGAGATCGAGGACTTCCCGGCCTTCATCGTCGTGGACGACAAGGGCAATGACTTCTTCGCCGGCACCCAGGAGGTCACCCTGACGATCGGCAAGCGCCCGGGCCTGTGA
- a CDS encoding response regulator transcription factor, producing MSTAVDVLLVEDEVDLAQSTVDYLYAFGITVQHVTDAEEAMAAFEESGARVVLVDVGLPGMSGFALCSQLKTRHPGVVVLFLSARTTEADQILGLELGADDYLPKPFSPQVLVAKVRRALERTGRSAPQAPVPPGAAQEAAPIIDDGRLRIDLEAGRTWVDGAEVHLTTIEHRILDHLARNQGRVCSKQQIIDAVWDDPFTSEGTLTVHVRRLRTRIEADPDNPVHVRTVWGRGYLFEASS from the coding sequence ATGAGCACTGCAGTGGATGTCCTTCTCGTCGAGGACGAGGTCGATCTCGCGCAATCGACGGTCGACTACCTGTACGCCTTCGGCATCACAGTGCAGCACGTCACCGACGCCGAGGAAGCGATGGCGGCCTTCGAGGAGAGCGGGGCGCGCGTCGTCCTGGTCGACGTGGGATTGCCCGGAATGAGCGGCTTCGCCCTGTGTTCGCAGCTGAAGACCCGCCACCCCGGGGTCGTGGTCCTCTTCCTGTCAGCCCGAACCACGGAGGCCGACCAGATCCTCGGCCTGGAGCTCGGCGCCGACGACTACCTGCCCAAGCCCTTCTCACCCCAGGTGCTCGTGGCGAAGGTCCGCCGCGCCCTGGAGCGCACCGGGCGCTCCGCGCCACAGGCCCCCGTGCCGCCGGGCGCTGCGCAGGAGGCTGCGCCCATCATCGACGACGGCCGCCTGCGCATCGACCTGGAGGCCGGACGCACGTGGGTCGACGGCGCCGAGGTGCACCTGACCACCATCGAGCACCGCATCCTCGACCACCTGGCGCGCAACCAGGGCCGGGTGTGCTCCAAACAGCAGATCATCGACGCCGTGTGGGACGACCCCTTCACCAGTGAGGGGACACTGACCGTCCACGTGCGTCGACTGCGCACCCGGATCGAGGCCGACCCGGACAATCCGGTCCACGTGCGCACCGTGTGGGGCCGCGGCTACCTTTTCGAGGCGTCCTCGTGA
- a CDS encoding HAMP domain-containing sensor histidine kinase has product MRTSWIARTAAVVAAVAALGIVLVWAVALAPLPRPDAALLNHVAHTAADHWRDLDAADFADVDAEVGVVGGDAQVRLVAGRRADADSTRAARAGASQSAVNPIELLARGAGNRVLTAPVLVDGHLVGMVWVDDGANETLRAQRTRVAGIATGVIAAALATTAATLALVHRRLIAPFHRLRVFARDVAGGNLDTALPMDRSHAFGAWSESFDLMRRELREARQREDRIRDSKEQLVADIGHDIRTPMSTITTTAELVAATTTDHSQDRRLALIAAQAGRIDALVTDLVREHAVEEPRLAVCVEELPTTRIAAILAEVDPEGLVRCPPLPEVLVRLDPARFAQVVGNAATNARKYAGTPVEVGARVLPGEGFLELTLADHGSDPPAEDPQLLLARGARGSNAVGTPGQGLGLHTAATLMERMGGALTASRGEDGGFVVTLLVPLA; this is encoded by the coding sequence GTGAGGACCTCGTGGATCGCGCGGACGGCGGCGGTCGTGGCGGCAGTTGCCGCGCTCGGCATCGTCCTCGTGTGGGCCGTGGCCCTGGCTCCCCTGCCGCGCCCCGACGCCGCCCTGCTCAACCACGTGGCCCACACGGCCGCCGACCACTGGCGTGACCTGGACGCCGCGGACTTCGCCGACGTGGACGCCGAGGTCGGCGTGGTCGGCGGCGACGCCCAGGTGCGGCTCGTCGCCGGGCGCCGGGCGGATGCCGACTCGACGAGGGCGGCCCGGGCAGGCGCCTCCCAGTCGGCAGTGAACCCCATCGAGCTTCTGGCCCGAGGCGCCGGAAACCGGGTCCTCACCGCCCCCGTACTGGTCGACGGGCACCTGGTCGGCATGGTGTGGGTGGACGACGGTGCCAACGAAACCCTGCGCGCCCAGCGCACCCGGGTCGCCGGGATCGCCACCGGCGTCATCGCCGCAGCCCTGGCCACGACGGCCGCAACCCTGGCCCTCGTGCACCGGCGGCTCATCGCCCCCTTCCACCGCCTACGGGTCTTCGCCCGCGACGTGGCCGGCGGGAATCTGGACACCGCCTTGCCCATGGACCGCTCCCACGCCTTCGGCGCATGGTCGGAATCCTTCGACCTCATGCGCCGCGAACTGCGTGAGGCCCGCCAACGCGAGGACCGCATCCGCGACTCGAAGGAGCAACTCGTGGCGGACATCGGCCACGACATCCGCACTCCCATGTCCACCATCACCACCACCGCGGAGCTCGTCGCCGCCACCACCACGGACCACTCGCAGGACCGGCGCCTCGCCCTCATTGCCGCGCAGGCCGGGAGGATCGACGCCCTGGTGACGGACCTCGTGCGCGAACACGCGGTGGAAGAGCCGCGCCTTGCCGTCTGCGTCGAGGAACTTCCGACCACGCGCATCGCGGCCATTCTGGCAGAGGTCGACCCTGAGGGTCTTGTACGCTGCCCGCCCCTGCCCGAGGTCCTCGTCAGGCTGGACCCCGCACGTTTCGCCCAGGTGGTGGGCAATGCGGCGACCAATGCCCGCAAGTACGCCGGCACGCCCGTGGAGGTGGGCGCGCGAGTCCTGCCGGGTGAAGGGTTCCTGGAACTCACCCTTGCCGACCACGGTTCGGATCCGCCGGCCGAGGATCCGCAACTGCTCCTCGCCCGCGGCGCCCGCGGCTCGAACGCGGTCGGCACGCCCGGCCAGGGCCTGGGCCTGCACACAGCAGCGACCCTCATGGAACGCATGGGCGGGGCACTGACCGCTTCGCGCGGGGAGGACGGGGGTTTCGTCGTCACCCTCCTCGTGCCACTGGCCTGA